A region of the Desulfomicrobium macestii genome:
CGACGGCGTGCTCATCTTTCTGGCCGGAATGGTACTCCTGACGCCGGGCTTCCTGACCGACATCGCAGGCCTGCTCATCCTTCTGCCGGCAACGCGCAACCTGTTCAAAAAGTGGCTGCGCAAGAAGTTCGACGAATGGCGGCAAAATCCCAACGTACACATAACGTTCCACAGATAAAGGCCAGCCCCCGGCGGAACGCGCCCCACAGGCGCAAGCTCTGCGTAGTTCATCCAGTCCATTCCGCCCATTCCGTCCGTAGCGTCCACCAAAAAAGCCTACAAAGCCCCAGACCCCGGAGCACACCATGATCTACCGCAATCTCAAATCCTGCCTCGACGATCTGGAGCGGACCAAACAGCTGGTACGCATCGATGAGCCCATCGACCCCTATATCGCGGCCGGAGCCATCCAGCGCAGGGTCTTTCAGGCCGGTGGACCGGCACTGCTCTTCACCAACGTCAGGGGCACCAAATTTCCCATGGCCGCCAATATTTTCGGCACATTGGCGCGGACAAAATTCATTTTCCGCGCCACCCTGCGCCGCGTGGAGGCCATGCTTTCGGCCAAGGCCGATCCGGCCCTCGTCCTGAAAAAGCCCGCGCTCTGGCCAGGGCTGGCCCTTGGCGCCTGGCACACCCTGCCCAAGACCGTCAGCGACGGCCCGATCATGGCCCACACCACCAGCATTTCGCAGCTCCCGCAGCTCGTTTCCTGGCCCATGGACGGCGGGGCCTACGTGACCCTGCCGCTGGTCTATTCCGAGAGCCCTTCAAAGCCCGGATACATGGGCTCGAATCTTGGCATGTACCGCATTCAGCTCTCGGGCAACGAGTTTGAAAAGGACCGGGAAGTGGGCCTGCACTACCAGATCCATCGCGGCATAGGGTATCATCACGCCGAAGCCATCGCGCGCAAGACCCGCCTGCCCGTGAACATTTTCGTCGGAGGACCTCCGGCCATGACGCTGGCCGCCATCATGCCCCTGCCCGAGGGCATCGCCGAGATGCTCTTTGCCGGTGCGCTGGGCGGGCATCGCGTGCCCATGGTCAAGCGGCCCGGGGAACTGCCGATCCCGGCTGAGGCGGATTTCTGCATCCGTGGATACATCGACCCCGGCGTGCAGAAGCCCGAAGGCCCCTTCGGGGACCATCTCGGCTACTACAGCCTGGCGCACGATTTTCCGGTCATGCAGGTTTCCGAGGTGCTGCACCGCGAAGGCGCCGTCTGGCCTTTCACCACGGTGGGCCGCCCGCCCCAGGAGGACACCATGTTCGGGGCGTTCATCCATGAACTGACCGCCGAGCTGGTGCCGCAGGTTTTCGGAGGCGTGCACGAGGTTCACGCCGTGGACGCGGCCGGAGTGCATCCGCTCCTCTTGGCCGTGGGCAGCGAGCGCTATGTGCCTTATGCGGGCGAGCGCCAGCCTCAGGAGCTCATCACCAACGGGCTGTCACTGCTGGGCACGACCCAGACCTCCCTCTCCAAGTACGTCATCCTCGCCGCCCGCGAGGACGACCCGGACCTGTCCTGCCACGATGTGCCCCGATTCCTCGGGCATGTGCTCGAACGCCTCGATCTGTCGCGGGATCTGCATTTCATCACCCGCACGACCATGGACACGCTCGATTATTCCGGCATCAGCCTCAATCAGGGCTCCAAGGTGCTCTGGACGGCCGCCGGAAGTCCCAAACGCGAACTGGGCACGGCCTTGCCCGCCCTGATCCTGCCGGACGGGTTTTCCAATCCGCGTTTTTTTGCTCCGGGCATGCTGGTCCTTTCCGGTCCGGCCCACGCCCAGCCGCGCGACACCCACGACCCGGCCATGGAAAATCTGTGTCAGGTTCTGGCAAAAGCCGACCTGCGCGGTTTTCCGCTCATCGTTGTCGCCGATGACGCCGAGTTCACGGCGGATTCCTGGGACAATTTCCTGTGGGTGACCTTCACCCGCTCGGACCCGGCCACGGACACCTACGGGCTGAACGGATTCACGCACTGCAAGCATTGGGGATGCACGAGCATGGTCGTCGACGCCCGGCTCAAGACCTATCACGCCCCGGCGCTGGTCAGTGTGGCGGAAATCGAAAAAAGAGTGGACGAACTTGCCCTGCCCGGCAGACCCCTGTATGGAATCATCTAATCACCCAATCAACACCAGCGGGGACATGCACATGCGTACAAAGATAGTGGCCACTCTGGGCCCGGCTTCCATGGATCAGAACGTCATGAAGGAAATGGTCCTGCTTGGCGTGCGGGTCTTCCGTCTCAATTTTTCCCATGCCGACGCGGAGTATTTCGGGCCGGTCATTCAGAAGATCAGGCAGGTCGAGAAGGAGAC
Encoded here:
- a CDS encoding UbiD family decarboxylase, producing MIYRNLKSCLDDLERTKQLVRIDEPIDPYIAAGAIQRRVFQAGGPALLFTNVRGTKFPMAANIFGTLARTKFIFRATLRRVEAMLSAKADPALVLKKPALWPGLALGAWHTLPKTVSDGPIMAHTTSISQLPQLVSWPMDGGAYVTLPLVYSESPSKPGYMGSNLGMYRIQLSGNEFEKDREVGLHYQIHRGIGYHHAEAIARKTRLPVNIFVGGPPAMTLAAIMPLPEGIAEMLFAGALGGHRVPMVKRPGELPIPAEADFCIRGYIDPGVQKPEGPFGDHLGYYSLAHDFPVMQVSEVLHREGAVWPFTTVGRPPQEDTMFGAFIHELTAELVPQVFGGVHEVHAVDAAGVHPLLLAVGSERYVPYAGERQPQELITNGLSLLGTTQTSLSKYVILAAREDDPDLSCHDVPRFLGHVLERLDLSRDLHFITRTTMDTLDYSGISLNQGSKVLWTAAGSPKRELGTALPALILPDGFSNPRFFAPGMLVLSGPAHAQPRDTHDPAMENLCQVLAKADLRGFPLIVVADDAEFTADSWDNFLWVTFTRSDPATDTYGLNGFTHCKHWGCTSMVVDARLKTYHAPALVSVAEIEKRVDELALPGRPLYGII